Proteins co-encoded in one Carassius gibelio isolate Cgi1373 ecotype wild population from Czech Republic chromosome A15, carGib1.2-hapl.c, whole genome shotgun sequence genomic window:
- the LOC128028842 gene encoding short transient receptor potential channel 2-like: MENLTPDNWREIVNKKLHFPPELIPAIQEGNTAWVDSLLSLGDGIIRQLDESEDRLWREALNLSIRLGSEDIMTSLLLGVKFDFRQIHEALLVAVDTNQPKYVKHLLDRLDQEKGNKMDVRSFSMAIFDHSIDDSQFAPGVTPLTLACQKDLYEIVTMLTQRGHDIPLPHTISCTCLECRNARQYDLLKFSLSRINTYRGIASRAYLSITSEDAMIRAFHLSRELRKLSKKEPEFKPQYLALEQVCQEFAVELLGMCRNQSEVSTILSSAEDDSEDEGLNEQTFEEGIPNLARLRLAVNYNQKQFVTHPICQQVLSSIWCGSLSGWRGSRTAWKLLVSLGIFIGMPFLCLVYWIAPKSKLGKLLKVPVIKFLLHSASYMWFLITLLTESIFMEMYRSDFASRKQNILHSSLHMVWVAGFFWFECKEVWIEGLKSYFLDVWNIVDMMVLSMYLASFTLRILIMLKGYFLCQDSSTQELCDYFTNTVRENWNQEDPQLIAETLFAVTSMLSFTRLAYILPAHESLGTLQISMGRMIDDMMRFMFILMIIGTAFLCGINNIYVPYVASPHLGRLNDTFNFLFWTMFGMANQEYVDMPDYALAEFVGRIFYGIFTLLIVIVLLNMLIAMISNSFQRIEDDADVEWKFARSKLYLSYFREGLTMPVPFNIIPSPKALFYTLRRICQKICCCCNKKAPEYPPITSLSSNALNSSGGQGEGRVPYRLQVTKALVHRYIEAALREFEESKRKDVGNRITELNTVVGRLHSDMQEFHQKLQWRRKSEPDQANILGKYIMGARNNFRDFDRNEAKGYENTGLPISMHPAEEEEDEEEEGEIKAGGIASEEREEPVPGEETSFETASTPDV; encoded by the exons ATGGAAAACCTTACG CCAGACAACTGGCGTGAGATCGTGAACAAAAAGCTTCACTTTCCACCGGAGCTGATCCCTGCCATCCAAGAGGGCAACACAGCCTGGGTGGACAGTCTCCTCTCCCTTGGTGATGGGATCATCCGTCAGCTTGATGAGTCTGAGGATCGGTTATGGAGGGAAGCACTGAACCTCTCCATCCGACTGGGCAGCGAAGACATCATGACCTCCCTTCTGCTGGGTGTCAAGTTTGACTTCCGTCAGATCCATGAGGCTCTGCTGGTGGCCGTTGACACCAACCAGCCCAAATACGTCAAACATCTCCTGGACCGCCTGGATCAGGAGAAAGGCAACAAGATGGACGTTCGTTCTTTCAGCATGGCCATTTTCGACCACTCCATTGACGATTCTCAATTCGCGCCAGGAGTGACGCCACTAACGTTGGCCTGTCAGAAGGACCTGTATGAGATAGTAACTATGCTGACTCAGAGAGGCCATGATATTCCTCTGCCTCACACCATCTCATGCACATGCCTGGAGTGCCGTAACGCCAGGCAATACGACTTGCTCAAGTTCTCCCTTTCCCGTATTAATACATACAGAGGCATTGCCAGCCGTGCATATCTGTCCATAACCTCAGAAGATGCCATGATCAGGGCTTTCCACCTCAGCCGAGAACTGCGCAAACTCTCTAAGAAAGAACCAGAGTTCAAG CCTCAGTACCTGGCGTTGGAACAAGTGTGTCAGGAGTTCGCGGTGGAGCTGCTGGGAATGTGCCGGAACCAGAGCGAGGTCTCCACCATCCTCAGTAGCGCTGAGGATGACAGCGAGGATGAAGGACTTAATGAACAGACGTTTGAGGAAGGTATCCCCAACCTTGCTCGTCTTCGACTGGCGGTCAACTACAATCAAAAACAG TTCGTGACTCATCCCATCTGCCAGCAAGTGCTCTCCTCCATTTGGTGCGGTAGCCTGTCCGGCTGGAGGGGAAGTCGAACTGCTTGGAAACTGCTGGTGTCTTTGGGGATCTTCATTGGCATGCCATTTCTCTGCCTGGTTTACTGGATCGCCCCTAAGTCCAAG CTGGGTAAACTGCTGAAGGTCCCTGTGATTAAGTTCCTGTTACACTCGGCATCATACATGTGGTTCCTCATCACCCTCTTGACAGAGTCAATTTTCATGGAGATGTACCGAAGTGATTTTGCCTCCCGAAAGCAGAACATTCTCCATAGCTCTCTCCACATGGTATGGGTTGCGG GTTTCTTCTGGTTTGAGTGTAAGGAAGTTTGGATCGAGGGTTTGAAGAGTTACTTCCTGGATGTATGGAACATTGTGGATATGATGGTTCTGAGCATGTATCTGGCGTCCTTCACCCTGCGCATCCTCATCATGCTCAAGGGATATTTCCTATGTCAGGACTCCAGCACTCAAGAACTGTGTGACTATTTCACCAATACAG TGCGAGAGAACTGGAACCAGGAGGATCCTCAGTTGATAGCAGAGACTCTGTTCGCCGTGACCAGCATGCTGAGTTTCACACGTCTTGCCTATATTCTGCCGGCCCATGAATCCCTGGGAACCCTGCAGATATCCATGGGAAGAATGATCGATGATATGATGAG ATTCATGTTCATCCTTATGATTATTGGAACAGCATTTTTGTGCGGAATAAACAACATATACGTCCCATATGTTGCTTCTCCACATCTTGGCAG ATTGAATGATACATTTAACTTCCTCTTCTGGACCATGTTTGGAATGGCAAACCAGGAATACGTAGACATGCCTGATTACGCTCTGGCGGAGTTTGTGGGGAGGATCTTTTATGGAATATTCACACTGCTCATCGTCATAGTGCTACTCAACATGCTTATTGCCATGATCTCCAATTCGTTTCAAAGGATCGAG GATGACGCAGATGTGGAGTGGAAGTTTGCTCGTTCTAAGCTCTACCTCAGTTACTTCAGGGAGGGTCTCACTATGCCAGTTCCCTTTAATATCATCCCATCTCCAAAGGCTCTCTTCTATACCTTGAG AAGGATCTGCCAAAAGATCTGCTGTTGCTGTAACAAGAAAGCTCCAGAATATCCTCCCATCACATCTTTG tctAGCAATGCCCTGAATAGCAGCGGAGGTCAAGGTGAGGGCAGAGTGCCATACCGCCTGCAGGTGACCAAAGCTCTAGTGCACCGCTACATCGAAGCTGCACTCAGAGAGTTTGAAGAGAGCAAGCGTAAAG atgTTGGGAACAGAATCACTGAGCTGAATACAGTTGTCGGCCGACTGCACTCCGACATGCAGGAGTTCCACCAGAAGCTGCAGTGGCGCCGCAAAAGCGAACCGGACCAAGCCAACATCCTGGGCAAATACATCATGGGCGCGAGGAACAATTTCCGTGACTTTGATAGAAATGAGGCTAAGGGGTACGAAAACACAGGTCTGCCTATCAGTATGCATCCtgctgaggaggaggaggatgaggaggaggaaggagAGATCAAAGCAGGAGGGATCGCCTCAGAGGAGAGGGAGGAGCCCGTCCCAGGAGAAGAAACTTCTTTTGAGACTGCTAGCACTCCTGATGTGTGA